The following DNA comes from Janthinobacterium sp. TB1-E2.
TTTTCATTAATTTTACGCGACTCTAAAGAATTTTTTCTATTTATAAGAAAATCTCAAATAATCCAAGATACTGGTGCTCATAGCAAGCACAATGCCTGAAGTGCATTCATTCAGCCTGGGCGGCCTAACGATAATAACCATTTCCCTACCAATCGGCGCCATTAACAGCATCAACGCATTCGATGTTAACTTCCATGATGAAAACTACGTGCCTTAGATTGCTAACAGTGAGCGTTCAACAAATCCACAAAAATGATGGGTGGCAAGCTAATGCACTGTTTTTCAAGCAGTTTTCACCTACTCAGCGATTACCGCCCATTGCTGTGTCGACCGTCGAGCTGCCGTGTGTAATCTGAGCGTTATTAGCAATTACCGAATCATTGCATGAAAGCGACTCTCGCTAAGCTATCAACCAAACTTATCATGTTTTTTTAGAATGAGTACGTTCATTTTTTATATCTCGAGATTAATTTATAAAAATGAAATATCGCGGTTTGACGTGGTTTCATCCATCTGTGCATTAGAAATTCACACCAAAGAATTCTTCAATCTTGCTGATCGAGAAGTCCATCATTTCCTTGGTCAGGCCAGGGAAGACGCCAATCCACAACGTGTCATGCATGATACGGTCGGTATTCGTCAGCTCGCCCGAGACGCGGTAGTTACGCCCGATCATGTACGGTTGGCGCGTCAAGTTGCCGGCAAACAACAAACGCGTACCGATCTTGTTTTGGTCCAGGAATGTCAGCAGGCTGACACGGTCGACGTTTGCTTCCGGACGGAGGGTGATGGGGAAACCGAACCACGATGGGTCCGAGTTCGGCGTCGCTTCCGGTAAGATCAGGAATTCCGCACAGCTTTGCAGGCCGTTTTTCATGTAGTGGAAATTGTCCTTGCGCGCCTGCACGAAGCCGGCCGCGCGGTCCATCTGTGCCAGGCCACAAGCGGCCTGCATGTCCGTGATTTTTAAGTTGTAACCGAGGTGGCTGTAGGTGTACTTGTGGTCGTAGCCGTCTGGCAGGGTACCGAGCTTGCAGCAGAAACGCTGGCCGCAGGTATTGTCCTTGCCCGGCGCACAATAGCAGTCGCGGCCCCAGTCGCGGAACGATTCGGCAATCGCTTTCAGTTCCGGATTGTTGGTAAACACCGCGCCGCCTTCGCCCATGGTGATGTGGTGCGCAGGGTAGAAACTCATGGTGCCGATATCGCCAAAGGTGCCGCACATCTGGCCGTTGTAGGTGGCGCCCAGGGCGTCGCAGCAATCTTCCACCAGCCACAGATTGTATTTCTTGCACAGCGCGACGATGACTTCCAGATTGAACGGATTGCCCAGGGTATGGGCCAGCATGATAGCCTTGGTCTTGTCCGTGATGGCCGCTTCAATTTTCGAGGCATCGATGTTATAGGTGCCCAGCTCGACGTCGACGAAGACGGGCACGGCGCCAAACTGCAAGATCGGGTTGACGGTGGTCGGGAAGCCCGCCGCCACACCGATGACTTCGTCACCTGGCTGAATGGCACGCGCGCCCAGTTTTGGCGAGGTCAGCGCCGAGAAGGCCACCAGGTTGGCCGATGAGCCAGAATTGACGGTGATCAGGAATTCGACGCCGATGAACTTGGCCAGGCGCTGTTCGAATTCGTCATTGAAACGTCCGGTGGTTAGCCAGGCGTCGAGCGAGGCTTCGACCATCAGGCCCATTTCAGGCGCACCGACTACTTTGCCGGCCGGTGGAATCACCGTCACGCCCGGTTCGAATGGTTTCGGTACGCTGGCCAGTGCGCCGTATTGCGCTACCAGGGCAGCGATCTGTTCGCGGATTTGTTGTTGGGTCAGTTGTTCGCTCATGATACAGCCTTCAATTTGTTAAGTATTTTGATAAGTCGTGATTTGCGCCAGCGTCATTGCACGCATGTCGGCGCCCTGGTCGCAGGCTTTATGCCATTCGACGATGTTGGCGATGGTCTGGCCGATATCCCAACGCGGATGCCAGCCCAGCTGGCCGCGCGCCTTGGAACAATCGAGCTTCAGATAGGTAGCTTCGTGTGGATGGTCCTGGCCATCGAGCGACCAGGAGGCGCCGGCGCCCCACTCCTGCGTCATGCGCTCGATGATCCATTCGACGGGCTTGGCATCGGTATCGTGCGGGCCGAAGTTCCAGCCCTCGGCATGCACGGGGCCTTCCGTGTACAGTTTTTCCGCCAGCGTCAGATAACCGCTCAGCGGCTCGAGCACGTGTTGCCACGGACGGATGGCGTGAGGATTGCGGATCATCACCGGCTCGCCGGCGCCAATGGCGCGCAGCATGTCGGGAATCAATCGATCCAGCGCCCAGTCGCCACCACCGATGACGTTGCCGGCGCGGCCGCTGCCCAGGGCAATGCCGTGCTCGGCGTATTTGTCCGCATGGAAGAAGGAACTGCGATAGCCAGCCGTGACGAGTTCGGCGCAGCCCTTGCTGTTGCTGTAGGGATCGTAGCCGCCCATCGCTTCGTTTTCACGGTAGCCCCAGGGCCACTCGCGGTTTTCGTAACACTTGTCGCTGGTGACATTGACCACCGCGCGCACGCCAGGCGTGGCGCGCACGGCTTCAAGCACATTCACCACGCCCATGACGTTGGTGGCATACGTTTCCACCGGGTTCACGTACGAGTAGCGCACCAGTGGCTGTGCCGCCATGTGAATCACGATGTCCGGGCGCGCGATCGCCATGGCGCGCTTGACGGCTTCACCATCGCGCACGTCGCCGATGATCGATTGCATGCCGTGCGCGACATTGGCGACCTCAAACAGGCTGGGCGTGGTGGGCGCTTCCAGCGCGTAACCGGTCACGTCGGCGCCAAGCTGTTGCAGCCACAGGCTCAGCCAGCCACCCTTGAAGCCGGTATGGCCGGTGAGGAAAACGCGCTTCCCTTGCCAGAATGCGGGATTCATCAAACCGCCTTCCAGGGCGCCTTGCCCGATTGCCACAGCTCTTCCAGATGCACCTTGTCGCGCAAGGTATCCATCGGTTGCCAGAATCCGTGATGGAAGTAGGCATCGAGCTGGCCTTCTTGGGCGAGGCGCTCCAATGGCTGCTTTTCCCACACGGTGCTGTCCTCGGCAATATAGTCGATGACTTGCGGCGACAGCACGAAATAGCCGCCGTTGATCCAGGCGCCATCGCCCTGTGGTTTTTCCTGGAAACTGTTGATCTTGTTGCCATCCAGATTCAGCGCGCCAAAACGGCCTGGCGGCTGGGTCGCGGTCAAGGTGGCGAGTTTGCCGTGCGCTTTGTGGAAGGCGATCGATTCGGTAATATTAACATCGCTCACGCCATCGCCGTAGGTGAAGCAGAACGCCTCTTCGCCTTCCAGGTAGGGCTGAACGCGCTTCAGGCGCCCGCCGGTCATGGTTTCGTCGCCGGTATCGACCAGCGTAACCTTCCAGGGCTCAGCGTTGCGCGCATGCACTTCCATCTGATTATTCTCCATATCGAACGTCACGTCCGACGTGTGCAGGAAATAATTGGCGAAATATTCCTTGATGACATAGCCTTTGTAGCCGCAGCAAATCACAAAATCGTTGATGCCGTGGCTTGAATAACTTTTCATGATGTGCCACAAAATTGGCTTGCCACCGATTTCCACCATTGGTTTTGGTTTTGTAGAAGTCTCCTCACTAATACGGGTTCCCAGTCCACCAGCCAGAATTACAGCCTTCATCTTCGTTCCTTAATCATCAAATCAAATTCTCGCCAATACTTTCAAGGCAACTGCATCAATCAAACATCTTGTCTTTTCCAGGAATTTTTAAAAATATCCCAGCGATATTTATTATTGTCATTTCTCATGGAGCACAAATAAGCACCGCGCACATATGCAAAAGCCAAGCCTAGGAAGCCACCAAAAATAAAACCCAGAAGTATAATCATTAATTTCTTCGGCTTTACTTCCTTTTCCGCCGGAACAGCAACATCAAGGATTTGAATAACAGAGGAATCTTTTGCCTCTTCAATTTTAGCCAATTCATATTGCTTTGAAAGCAACTCAAACATTGCTTCCTGATATTTGACATTACGCAAACTACGTACATATTCGACGCCAATTTTAGGGATATTCCCTGTTGGCACCATTAAATCACCATCGCTATTCACTTTTCCAAATTTTAATTTTTCAAGTTGCGTTTTATATCCCTGTATCTCTCCCTGCAGGCGCTGCAGATCAGGATTATTATTTGTTGCAAAACTACGCATTGCATTCAATTGCACTTCCTTGGCCGCAATCGTTCCTTCTAACTGTGCAACGTTACCGATGATGCCTTGCACTTGACCATCTAGTTGCAACATTCCTGTTTTCTCTTGAGTATTGCGCAGTCCAACCTCAGCATCCGCCAATGAATCCTTGGCAGCTATTAACTGTTTTTCAAAAAAAATACGACGTTGCCCAGCATCTGTAACTGCTAAATTTTTTGTGAGTGAAGACAATTCTCCTACAAAGGCGTTAGCTAGTTCGGCAGCAAATTTCGGATCACGGTCTACAACCTGTACAGAAATAATCCCGGATTTTTCACTGCTGACACTGACCAACTCATCTAGCTTTTTTCTGGCATCATCTGATGTCTTTACAGAAAAACGCTTTCTTAGATCAAAATGAGAAATTAAATTATCCGCAATGGTTCGACTATTCAACATTGCAACGTACAAATCATTGGGATTTTTCAATCCACTAATACTACCTGCCGCTCCGGCCAAGCCGCCAAGTTGCCCCAACATTGCCGCGATCCCGGAGCTTTGCTGCTGAGGCGGCAAAATAACTGCTGTGGATGAAAAAGTTGGCTTAGTAAGAAATGCGACAGCAATTGCGAAACTTCCGACGACAAGCGGCATCATGAACAAAATTTTCTTCTGCCGAGCAAGCATCGTCAAGATATCAAGGAAATCCATTCCGTTATTACTTACCGACGAGTGCTGCTCTTTATTTTTCATTTCCTCAGACATCTTTTTCTTTCGCGTTGTAACCCATAACATTTAAAACGTCGACGATTACCGTTGTACTTGCGGATAACGCATAACAGCCAACTCGATATCCGTCATACCATTAATCCTTCAACACCTTCAAACCGGCTGCACCCAAGCCAAACTGATAAAAGATGGCCGTCCAGTCCTTCAAACTCTGCATGAATGTACTACGTTCAATTTTCTCCGGCACCACCACGGTATCGCCAGGATTCAATGCTGTGCCGCCGAGTCCGCCGAACCAGCCAGTGCCTTGGCCGCTCTGCGCCGTTCCATCGGCACGAATCACGTACATCTCCGATTTATCCGCCGTGGCCGTAATACCCCCAGCTTGCTGCACATAGTCGTTGACCGTGCGCTGTGGACGATACACAAACGCGTTTTGCTGGAAGACGGAACCCAGCACATCCACGGTGCCCGGACGGCGCGGGATCAGGATCGAGTCGCCGTCCTGCAGGGGCAGGTCAGGCAGGTTTTTCACTTGCGTGTCGACACCTGGCAGATCGAGGACGATGCGTCCTTCCGCCTTGACGGTACGCAGCTTTTGCACAATGCGACGCTGCTGCTCGACTTCGGCGGCGGTCTTCGCTGCATTTTCCTTGTCCCCCGAGGCAGACATGCGCTGGGTGGCGTTCGATTCCAGGTCACGTTCGAAGCGGTCGGCCACTTGGTTCAATTTAAGTTGCTGGGCGCGACGTACGGATTCGCGATTCAATTGGGTTGCGTACAGGTAACCATTTTCATTGGCGCCGCCGACACGAGCGATCAGCTCACGCAAGGTTTCGCCTTTTTTCAACAGGAAAATGCCGCTTTGCTTTGCTTCGCCAGCCACGCGCACGTATTCATTCTGGATTTGTGCCTGGACGGGTACGGCGCCTGGTGCAAACACGCGCAGGATATCGGTCGGCTTGACGGCAATCCCGGCCAACTGGCTGCTGGAGACACCTTTGTCAGCCACCAGTTCCAGCACGGTCTTATATTGATTGTCGATATTCTTTTCGACGATGATTTGCTTGGTTTCTGCTGCCGAATCAAAACCACCGGCCCAGCTCAGTACATCGGCCAGTGTCGGATTGCCTTTCAACTCGAAAATGGCCGGTTGCTTCACGCTTCCCGTCAAAGCCACCAGCGGGCCAACTTCAGGAATATAGATCACGTCGCCGTCACGCAAGGTGACGTCGCGGCTCTTGTCGCCCTTGACCAGCATGTCATACAGGTCGAAGGTGCTGACGGTATCCTTGCCGCGCTTGAGCTGGATATTGCGCATGCTGCCGGTGGCGTCCGGACCGCCCGAGGTAAACAAGGCATTGAGCAGGGTGCTCATGGAATTCAGGGTATATGTGCCAGGACGTACCGCATGGCCAACCACATACACTTGCACGGCACGCGTTTGCGCGATGCTCGCTGTCAGGTCGAAGTTGGTGTAGATCTTGCCAATGGCTTTCTTCAGGTAGCCCTGCAAATCCTTGTACTGCACGCCGCTGACCTTGATGGAGCCGACGCGCGGAATGAAAATCGCACCGCTGCGGTCAACCGTGGCGCTGACATCGATGTCAACCATGCCCCAGCCGCGTACCTGCAACTCGTCGCCCGTGCCTATCGCGTATTCCTGGTTCACCTGGACACCATCGAGCGGCGCAAAGGTGGACGGCACATCGCTGAACAGATCCTTGCCAAAGATGCTCAGTTTTTTACCCGTCACGCCATCGACATACTCTTCGAAAGCACCGACTGGCGTGTCGGCATCTGCAGCGCCGCGTTTGGTGGCAGTGTTGGCGGGCAAAGATTTGACTTGCCGTTGCTCACCGCGACCACTGCGAATGCTGGGCAAGCTGCTGCCGCCCATTTCATTGGCCTGTGCACGGGAAATATCCGTGCGAGGCATGTCAGTCGCGCCAAGTTCCTGCTCTACGGCATAGGCCGAAGTGGCCCCAAGCAGGAAAGCCGAGAAAATCACGTGTTTCACGAAAGGCGGGGGAGTACGAAATTGCTTTTTCATGCTGGTCTTTGTCTGGATGAATGATGTTGTATGAGTAAAGGGAGCGCCATGCGCGCTTAATACTTGCCCTGCCAGGTCACGCTGATTTCTTTCGGTCCGGGATTGATCGACAGGCCCGATTTGCTCTGGTCGCGCTGCGCGTGCCACAGCCAGCTACCCATGGCGTAACCGAGAATGCCGCCGGCGACCGTGTCGGACACCCAATGCTTGCGGCCAAACACGCGGCCGGCGGAACCCACGGCGGCCACGCTGTACAGCCATGGCGCATCGTACTCCTTGGCAAATGGCGTCACGGCGGCAAATGCTATAGCCGCATGTCCCGACGGAAACGATGAGTCCGACCGGGATTTCCCGCTGCCCACACTGGTCCACGCACCCCGCTCCTCATCAGGACGAGCACGGCCAATCGCATATTTTCCCACTACTGCCAGACCGGTAGCGGCCGCCACCGACTGCATTGAAATGAGCCCGACATTCTGCAAGCGCTCATCGCCAAACGCAAACGCCGCCCCAGCCGCGCCCACCAGCGCATACGGCATGGCCTTGCCCAGCTTGTCCCAGTTGCGGTAGACCTTGGAATCTTCATGTTTCTTGACGAAACGGTCGACAGGTTTGTCGGCCAGTGCGGAGGCCACCACCACGCCGCCGACCACCGCCGTCGCCTTGAGCCATTCAGGCGCGCTAGGCGTAGCAGATGCGGATTGCTGCAGGCGCGCGCGGAAAGCCGGCCATGGGCTGACAAAGGGACGATCCGGCGGATTGACGGCAGGCAGGTGCTGTTCGTCCGGGCGCTCGGCAAAGTTGCCCAGGCCATCGTAGCTGAGCATGTCGGCGCGCGGGCGCTCGAACATGTCGTACAGGTCGCCCGGCGAGGCCACCATCTGCCCCACGTCGCGCGTCCATGGCGAGATGGCAAAGCCGGCCGTCGATTGCGTATCCATCGGCAACATGCTGTTCAACGGTACGGACAGAAAAATGCCACGGTCCTGGTATGGCTTCGATGGCGTGCCGGGGCTGGTGATATCGTTGCCGTTCGTATGCGTGTACCAGGCGCCGACTTCGATGCCGGACTGGAAGCGGCGCTTGAACTCCATGCGCACGCCCGTGTCCTTGGCCAGGAAGCGGCCGGCGCGCGCCGTCACGGTAATGTCGTGCGGCAAGCGGTAATGCAGGGAGCCGATCGCCGTCACCGTCTTGTAGTCGCGCGAATCGAGCAAGCCCTTGAATCCACGCTGTTGCAAGGCATCGACGGCCACGTCGGCCGCCCAGCGGCTGTCCTTCGGCAGGTACAGCACCTGGCCGCCGACACCGCGGAACATGTCTTCATACAGGCCGGCCGACATGCGGGTATACACGCGCTCGGCCGGATTGTCGTATTTATTCAGCAGCACGCGGCTCAGCGAGAAACGCCCGCCGCGCAAATATTCCGCCACATCGGTACGCACGTGCGGCAAGTTGCTGTTCGATGGCTGCTTGACCCCCGATACCGTTTCCAGCAACTGCAGGCTGGCGGCAGTATTCAGATACAGCCCATCGCCCAGACGGCGGTCGTAGTTCGCTACCGCCGAGATCGAATAGCGGAAGGCGCCGCTCGGGTCATTGAAGAAGAAGCCAACCTTGGGAGCGATCTTGAAACGGTTCGCCTCGCGGTCCAGCGACTTGATCTGCACCACGTCGCCATCGACGCCGACACCGACGGCCAGCTTGCCATCGTCCTTGAGGACGTTGGCAGCCTTGACGGGAGCCAGTGCGGAAACGGCGGGAGCCGGCGTGGTGGCAGGCGCGGGAGCCGCGGCAATTGCCGGCGCGGGAACTGGAGCTGGTGCAGGCGCGGCGGCAACGGCGGGAGCGGGCTTGTCGAGGAACTCCTGCAGCCAGCCTTGCTGGTCATCCCGGATGACATCGCTTTTCTCTGGATAGCGCAACAGCACGACATCGAGGAAGGCCTTGCGGTCGATCTTGCCTGCCAAATAGTCGTTCAGTTTTGGCAAATCAAAGAATTCGTAGGTGGCGATTGGCTGGTCCAGCTTGGTATACGTGATGCGCAAGGTCGTTACGCCCTTCGGCGTGAAGGCGACAGCCGTGCGCGCGGCACGGCCGACGGCGCGGCCCATGTTCGAAATACGGCTGTTGGTCAGGCTCAGGCTCAGGACATTGCCCTCTTGCTCGACACGGATATTCTTGTAATCCTGTTTTACCAGAGCATTGACCAGGTCGGCGCCATATACGGGATCGCGGTGCCATTCTTCCTTGCTCGGCAGCGGTGGCGGATTCTTGTCGTCCACGAAATACGGCGGCTCGTACACCTTGGGAATGAACTCGCGTTCGCCAAACGGAATGCTGATAAAGGCGTTCACGCTGAACTGGTCACGGCTGCGGGCCGCTTGCAAGGCAAGCCAGCCCCAGCGGTATTCCAGGCCCACGGAAGCGCCCTTGCGGCGCTTGCCCGCATTCGTTTCGCTGGCGCGGAAGTCGCGCAAGTAATTCGTTGTATCGTATTCGGCCACCACCGACCAGCGCGGCAGCGCGGCAGGCGTCCAGCGCGCGCCGGCAAACACGCCGTCCGGGCGCTTATGGGCATAGCCGAGACTCGCTTCGATATTCTTGCTGGCGCCAAAAGTCTTGGTGGCAACCACATATTGCCCCTTGACCAGCTCGGTACCGAACAGATCCGTCATGCCGACGGCGACGGACGGCATCCACTCCGTTTCCGACCACAGGCGCAATTTACCGTCGACGACCTTATCCTTGTAGCGGCCATAGCCGCTGCCATATTCGCCGGGCACGTTGGTAAAACCGGGAATGCCCGTGATCGACACATAACGTCCCGTCATTTGCAGGAAAGGCAGGATATTCGCCGTGGCCCATAACTGGCCATACGGGCTGTCGTAGCTGTAGCCGACGCTGAAGGTGCCGTCCGTTTCCACCACGGCGCTGGGCATATTGATATAGCCGGATTGACCACCATGATTCGGGGTCGCGGCCATCACCGAAGGGGCGCCAAGCACCAGACAGCCACACCAGGTATATTTGATTGATTTTCTGAGTACGCTTAACAAATCCGGCTACCTAAAATATCCTGCACCTGGAATTCCTGACAATATATTCAGAAAATCAATGAGCTTGGGGAAACGTGAATAAAACGAAAAAAGGCCAACCGACGGGCATTTTGCAATGCCACGCATCAGTTCGCCGCTAAAACTGGGCACTCCCGGGCGTTTGATCGTTGCTTAACCATGCCTCAGGAATGTATGTCACGGAATTTTAACATTGTTTTCTTGTAGCAAATGCTTAACTTGTTTCCCCTGCGCCACACCTGTCAATGCCGCACAAACGCTGTCCGCAGCCCTGCATCACGCTTGAACCGTCACTTCAAACTGCCAAATACTTTGCCGATTATCTTGCTGCCATATGCGAGCGGATTGCTGCGGATGGCTTTTTCTTCCTCGCCGATCATCAGGTACAGGCCGTCAAGCGCGCGATCCGTGACGTAGCCTTCCACCGTCGATTGCTGCTGCGGCACCAGGCCCGTCTTGCCGATCTGGCTCATGGTGCTGTTGTATTTGCTGGCCAGGCCGGAACGGTCGGTGACGGATTTCACGATGGGCAGGAATTTGACGGCCAGGGGAGCGGATGTTTTCTGGCGGAAGAAATCCGTGACGGAAGTATCGCCACCGGACAGGATATTTTTCGCATCGCTCACGCTCATCGACTTGACCGCGTCGAGCAGCAAGGGCTTGGCCATGGGCACGGCCGACTCGGCGGCACGGTTCATCGACACCACCAGATCGTCCAGCTGCTGGCCGCGGCCCGTCATTTTCAGCAAGGGCTTGGCTTGCTCGAGGATGCCGGGCAGCTTGATTTTGACCTTGTCGTTGTTCAGGAAACCATTCTCGACACCCAGTTTCGATACGGCGGCGGCGGAACCGGCTTCCAGCGCCGCTTTCAAGCCATTGCTGGCATCCTGGTTGCTGAGGGCATCGAGAGGGCCGGCGGCACCTGCGCCGGACGACAGCAGCGCCAGCGCAAACAGCATGGCGGCCGGACGGCCAGGGAAAGGGTTCAGGCGCATGGTTTTCCTTTTCTAGAGAATATACAGACCACCTTCTTCTGGAACCTTAGCACATCAAAACTGCAAATACCGCAGCAATTTTGTGCGTCTGGGGGAAACAAGGAGTGCCACAGATGGCGAAGGGAAAGGACTATACAGCACCTGCTGTTGTATCCGCGCACGCTAACGCGGGCGGCAAGGCTCAGCCTGCTATCGCCGCCAGCTGTTCGCGCACCCGCGCCAGATCCGTCTCGCGCATGCGCGCCGCCGTCTGGCGCAAGGATTTTTCAGCGCCCACCACGCCGGCCGCCACGGCCATCGACAGCCAGATATACGCCTGCTGCAAATCGAGCGGGCCGCCCTGGCCGCTGGCCGCCATCAAGCCCAGATTCATCTGCGCCCGCGCATGGCCCTGGCGTGCGGCCAGCGCATACCAGTCCCAGGCGGCGGCATAATCCTGCGGCACGTCCTGGCCATTGTCATGGCGCAGCCCCAGCGCGAACTGGGCCAGGCTGTGGCCTTGCGCGGCGGCGCGGCAGTAACAGGCACAGGCCTGCTGACTGTCGGGGGCAGGGCCATCGTCGCGGTCGTGCAAGACGCCCTGCATGTATTGTGCGGGCGCGTAATCTTGATCCGCGGCGCGCCGGTACCACTCCAGCGCCAGCGACAGGTCCTGCGGCACGCCCTGGCCATGTTCGTAACGCAGGCCCAGGTCGAACTGCGCCCGCACATGCCCCTGGTCGGCCGCCTTGCGGTACCAGAAGATGGCTTCCTGCGCATCGGCGGGCATGCCCTGACCATGCTCATGCAAGAGCCCCAGCTGATACTGGGCGGCGGGAAAACCCTGCTCTGCCGCCTGACGGTAGAACGCTTGCGCCTGCGCGTAATCGTGGGCGCCGTGTTCATGGTGCAGGCCCAGGTTGTGCTGTGCCGCCGCATGGCCCAGTCCCGCCGCCTTGACATACCATTCCAGCGCCGCCTGTTTATCGCAGGGCACGCCCTGGCCATTGTCGTAGATCAGGCCCAGGTTGAACTGCGAACTGGCGTGTCCCTGCTCGGCCGCGCGCCGGTACCAGGCGATCGCCTGCCGGCTGTCTTGCGGCAGCACGTCGCCATTTTCATAGCGCAGCGCCAGGTTGAACTGGGCCGGCGCATAGCCCTGCTCGGCCGCCTTGCGCATCCAGGCCGTCGCCTGCTGGCGGTCCTGGCGCACGCCCTGGCCATTGTCGTAGCGCAGGCCCAGGTTGAACTGCGCGCGCGCATAGCCCTGCTCGGCCGCCTTGCGGTACCAGGCGATGGCTTGCACGAAGTCCTGCGGCACGCCCTTGCCATTGTCATACATCATGCCCAGATTATTCTGCGCGCCCGCGTCGCCCTGCTCGGCCGCGCGGCTGAACCACAACATGGCTTGCCCGCTATCTTGCGCGAGTCCCTGGCCCTTGGCATACAGCCAGCCCAGGTTGTACTGCGCCGCCGCGTAGCCTTGCTCGGCCGCCTGCTGGTACCAGTGCGCCGCCTGCGCAAAATCCTGTGGCACGCCCTGGCCCTTCTGGCACATCACGCCCAGGTTGTATTGCGCATGCTCGAGCCCCTGCGCGGCAGCCAGGCCATACCAGTGCAGCGCCTGCGCATAGCTTTGTTCGATGCCCTGGCCATTGAAATACATGAAGCCCAGGCTGTGCTGGGCGTTCGCATTACCCTTCTCGGCCAGACCTTTCAGGCGCAGATAATCAGCAGTGTAATGAGCAGCCGTGTAATGAGCGGCCGTGGAGCGGGGATCGGCAAGCGACACGGTCAAGCCTCGATGGTCAGCGTCCGGGACGACGCGGGGGCCGCATCGGCGATCAGACGGTTCTGCTCCTGCAGCACGCCGATGAAGCTGCCCAGCGAAATGGGCCGATGGTACAAGTAGCCCTGCATCGTGGTGCAGCCCTTGTCCTGCAGGTAGCGCGCCTGCCCTTCCGTCTCCACGCCCTCGGCGATCAGGTGCAGGCCCAGGCCGCGCGCGATCGAGATGATGGCCAGGATGACAGGATAGTGTCCGTGCTCGTCGTGGATTTCCTTCACAAACGACTGGTCGATCTTGATCGTGTGGATGGGGAAGCGGTGCAGG
Coding sequences within:
- a CDS encoding YjbH domain-containing protein, yielding MPSAVVETDGTFSVGYSYDSPYGQLWATANILPFLQMTGRYVSITGIPGFTNVPGEYGSGYGRYKDKVVDGKLRLWSETEWMPSVAVGMTDLFGTELVKGQYVVATKTFGASKNIEASLGYAHKRPDGVFAGARWTPAALPRWSVVAEYDTTNYLRDFRASETNAGKRRKGASVGLEYRWGWLALQAARSRDQFSVNAFISIPFGEREFIPKVYEPPYFVDDKNPPPLPSKEEWHRDPVYGADLVNALVKQDYKNIRVEQEGNVLSLSLTNSRISNMGRAVGRAARTAVAFTPKGVTTLRITYTKLDQPIATYEFFDLPKLNDYLAGKIDRKAFLDVVLLRYPEKSDVIRDDQQGWLQEFLDKPAPAVAAAPAPAPVPAPAIAAAPAPATTPAPAVSALAPVKAANVLKDDGKLAVGVGVDGDVVQIKSLDREANRFKIAPKVGFFFNDPSGAFRYSISAVANYDRRLGDGLYLNTAASLQLLETVSGVKQPSNSNLPHVRTDVAEYLRGGRFSLSRVLLNKYDNPAERVYTRMSAGLYEDMFRGVGGQVLYLPKDSRWAADVAVDALQQRGFKGLLDSRDYKTVTAIGSLHYRLPHDITVTARAGRFLAKDTGVRMEFKRRFQSGIEVGAWYTHTNGNDITSPGTPSKPYQDRGIFLSVPLNSMLPMDTQSTAGFAISPWTRDVGQMVASPGDLYDMFERPRADMLSYDGLGNFAERPDEQHLPAVNPPDRPFVSPWPAFRARLQQSASATPSAPEWLKATAVVGGVVVASALADKPVDRFVKKHEDSKVYRNWDKLGKAMPYALVGAAGAAFAFGDERLQNVGLISMQSVAAATGLAVVGKYAIGRARPDEERGAWTSVGSGKSRSDSSFPSGHAAIAFAAVTPFAKEYDAPWLYSVAAVGSAGRVFGRKHWVSDTVAGGILGYAMGSWLWHAQRDQSKSGLSINPGPKEISVTWQGKY
- a CDS encoding DUF4197 domain-containing protein, whose amino-acid sequence is MRLNPFPGRPAAMLFALALLSSGAGAAGPLDALSNQDASNGLKAALEAGSAAAVSKLGVENGFLNNDKVKIKLPGILEQAKPLLKMTGRGQQLDDLVVSMNRAAESAVPMAKPLLLDAVKSMSVSDAKNILSGGDTSVTDFFRQKTSAPLAVKFLPIVKSVTDRSGLASKYNSTMSQIGKTGLVPQQQSTVEGYVTDRALDGLYLMIGEEEKAIRSNPLAYGSKIIGKVFGSLK
- a CDS encoding tetratricopeptide repeat protein, with the protein product MSLADPRSTAAHYTAAHYTADYLRLKGLAEKGNANAQHSLGFMYFNGQGIEQSYAQALHWYGLAAAQGLEHAQYNLGVMCQKGQGVPQDFAQAAHWYQQAAEQGYAAAQYNLGWLYAKGQGLAQDSGQAMLWFSRAAEQGDAGAQNNLGMMYDNGKGVPQDFVQAIAWYRKAAEQGYARAQFNLGLRYDNGQGVRQDRQQATAWMRKAAEQGYAPAQFNLALRYENGDVLPQDSRQAIAWYRRAAEQGHASSQFNLGLIYDNGQGVPCDKQAALEWYVKAAGLGHAAAQHNLGLHHEHGAHDYAQAQAFYRQAAEQGFPAAQYQLGLLHEHGQGMPADAQEAIFWYRKAADQGHVRAQFDLGLRYEHGQGVPQDLSLALEWYRRAADQDYAPAQYMQGVLHDRDDGPAPDSQQACACYCRAAAQGHSLAQFALGLRHDNGQDVPQDYAAAWDWYALAARQGHARAQMNLGLMAASGQGGPLDLQQAYIWLSMAVAAGVVGAEKSLRQTAARMRETDLARVREQLAAIAG